The proteins below come from a single Cylindrospermopsis raciborskii Cr2010 genomic window:
- a CDS encoding NAD(+) kinase: protein MQLKQVIIAYKARDSQSKRWAELCAKQLEKRHCQVLVGPSGPKDNPYPVFLASATQPIDLALVLGGDGTVLTGARHLAPAGIPILGVNVGGHLGFLTESMDEFQEPERVWDRLLEDRYAIQRRMMLQAAVYEGPRVNLEPITENFLALNEFCIKPASADRMITSILEMEIDGEVVDQYVGDGLIVSTPTGSTGYTVSANGPIMHDGMEAITVTPICPMSLSSRPLVLPPGSVVSVWPLGDYDLSTKLWMDGVLSTSIWPGHRVDVRMTDCRAKFIILRANNSYYQTLREKLLWAGTRVHYANNHHN, encoded by the coding sequence GTGCAACTCAAGCAGGTAATCATTGCTTACAAAGCACGGGACTCTCAAAGTAAACGTTGGGCAGAACTCTGTGCAAAACAACTAGAGAAGCGTCATTGTCAAGTTTTGGTTGGACCAAGTGGACCTAAAGATAACCCCTATCCCGTATTTTTAGCCTCCGCTACCCAACCTATTGACCTGGCTCTAGTATTGGGTGGAGATGGCACGGTTTTAACTGGTGCTAGACATTTGGCTCCAGCTGGTATCCCCATTTTAGGGGTAAATGTGGGTGGTCATCTGGGGTTTTTAACTGAGTCTATGGATGAGTTTCAGGAACCAGAACGAGTTTGGGATCGACTATTAGAAGATCGCTACGCTATACAAAGACGGATGATGTTACAGGCAGCTGTTTATGAGGGACCCAGGGTTAACCTGGAACCGATAACTGAAAACTTCCTCGCATTAAATGAGTTCTGTATTAAACCCGCTTCTGCGGATAGAATGATAACCTCAATTCTAGAAATGGAAATTGATGGAGAAGTTGTTGATCAGTATGTGGGGGATGGATTGATTGTTTCTACCCCCACTGGATCTACTGGTTATACGGTTTCTGCCAATGGTCCAATTATGCACGATGGCATGGAGGCTATTACCGTTACCCCCATTTGTCCTATGAGTCTTTCCAGTCGTCCTTTAGTGTTACCACCTGGTTCCGTGGTCAGTGTTTGGCCTCTGGGTGATTATGATTTAAGCACAAAGTTGTGGATGGATGGAGTGTTATCCACTTCTATTTGGCCTGGTCATCGTGTGGATGTGCGTATGACTGACTGTCGAGCTAAGTTTATTATCTTGCGGGCTAATAATTCTTATTATCAGACCCTGCGGGAGAAGTTACTTTGGGCTGGTACTAGGGTTCACTACGCTAATAACCATCATAATTAG
- the nuoK gene encoding NADH-quinone oxidoreductase subunit NuoK, translating to MQLQYFLLLAAALFCIGIYGLITSRNAVRVLMSIELLLNAVNLNLMAFSNFLDSTLIKGQVFTVFVITVAAAEAAVGLAIVLTIYRNRNTVDMEQFNLLKW from the coding sequence ATGCAACTTCAATACTTTTTACTACTTGCAGCAGCTTTATTTTGTATTGGCATTTATGGCTTAATTACCAGTCGTAACGCCGTTCGTGTACTTATGTCCATCGAATTGTTGTTAAATGCTGTGAATCTAAATTTAATGGCATTTTCCAATTTCTTGGATTCAACTTTAATTAAAGGCCAGGTATTCACAGTTTTTGTGATTACCGTAGCAGCTGCAGAAGCAGCGGTAGGTTTAGCAATAGTTTTAACTATTTACCGTAACCGTAATACCGTTGATATGGAGCAGTTTAACCTACTCAAGTGGTAA